DNA from Prunus persica cultivar Lovell chromosome G6, Prunus_persica_NCBIv2, whole genome shotgun sequence:
AAAGCCGAACCCGCCACAATCAAAGCAGCAAACACCGTAGGCACAAAGAAATCCAAGTTGGACCTCCGAACCATGTTAGTCGGGAAGCACATTGCCTCTCTTGGATAATCCAAGGGTATTCTAACAAACCCCTCTCCAGCACAAGACTTGGAGAAGGGCGAGGAGGGAGATATGGCCGTGACGAATGCAATCTCAGGAGAGAAAGAAGCCACGGCCACTGTCACCGTCAGAAAAAGAGTCCAGGTGGCCGCATAGAGAAAAACCGGCCACCTGGACGTGAGGGCTCGGAGAAGTGAGTGGAAGAACGGGAGAGACATGTCACGAAGTTGTGGAGGTTTGTGGAGGAAGGTGGGTTCAGTGTGTTAACAACATTTATGGGACGGAAGATAAGGGGGTGGAAGCACGTTGAGTGTTGCTgatcattttcaatttttcatggttttttattgttattacAAAATTGTCCCTTGGTTGTTGGTTCAGTTGCATCGTTCGCGCCTTAGAGGCTCTCACGATTTTCTTctgtaataattaattaaactttcATCCACCACAGAAAAAGgtcaattaatgaatattcaaatttatttgatGAACCAGTCCAAGTTCCACTGTCAAGTCTAGGATGGAGAAACTCAGGTAGTGTAGGAGGTGAAGATGAATTCTGAAAACCAAATCATGGAATGTGGCTGTAGTTGGCAATCCAATGGATCTTCAAAGGTAATTATATGTAGAGAGAAGTTCATCTCTTTGAGACCAAGAAATAGTGGAAAACCAAAAGGCATGTAAAGCAAAGCTGAGGCACGCAAATTGGTCTCTTAGCAAGAAATATTGGAAAACAATCGACCACTATTTTCAGTTGTTGGTTACAAACCAAGATTCCAAATAAGCTTGGTTATAGCCTACGAACAATTACATACTACTTTCAACTTGCCAAGCCTATAACTGCTGCATCAGGAAGGTGACCCCCGGGAACTTCTGGGACCGTGCATATATCATATCGCTGCTCAGGATGTGATGCCATTACCATCAAACCCATGTTGCAGCAATGGAAGTGAACTCAGATGCAGCCAGGAAGATGTCCTTGCAGTTATGTGAACTATAAATTGGTCATCTGTGGAATGTCCAAGCTCACCGTTCTTGGCAAGTAGCAACTTGCATGATCACATGTAACAAGACACCAGAATGGCTGTCTGCACCCTCCTGCAAACTGTCCACAATTATTAAGTAGATCTCCTTCTCTAGTCTCCagaccattttatttttctcagtTTGTGAAAATCTGACTCAAATGAATATAAGAGGTGAAGAATGAGGGAGCATTCAACATGGCCACTTTAGCTTCACACTCCACTGTTGTGCATGTTAAACACCTCAACCTGAAATATTTCA
Protein-coding regions in this window:
- the LOC18772070 gene encoding uncharacterized protein LOC18772070 yields the protein MSLPFFHSLLRALTSRWPVFLYAATWTLFLTVTVAVASFSPEIAFVTAISPSSPFSKSCAGEGFVRIPLDYPREAMCFPTNMVRRSNLDFFVPTVFAALIVAGSAFVVRSLALWEGTERRREVDDGLMLFSRN